GGGCTGGGTTACGTTCGTCTCGGTCAGAGTGCGACGACGCTCTCCGGTGGCGAAGCCCAGCGAGTGAAGCTCGCCACGGAGCTGCAGAAGCGCTCAAACGGGCGCAGTGTGTATGTGCTCGATGAACCCACAACCGGGCTGCACTTCGAGGACGTGCGCAAGTTGCTCCTCGTGCTCAATAGCCTTGTGGATAAGGGCAACACGGTCATTGTCATTGAGCACAATCTCGACGTAATCAAGTCCTCGGACTGGGTCATCGACCTGGGTCCCGAGGGCGGATCCGGCGGAGGTAAAATTCTCGCTGCCGGCACACCCGAACAACTGGCCGGTGTGAAGAAAAGCCACACCGGAAGGTTCCTCAAGGAAGTTCTTGCAGCGGGTTGACACGTGACGAGAAGAACCTCGCTACACGCCTAACCGTGGGATTACACCATGTCTAATGCCTTGACGTACCGCCCCAAGACGGGTGAGATTCCAACGACCCCCGGCGTGTATCGGTTTCGAGACGAGACCGGCCGTGTGCTGTACGTGGGCAAAGCCAAGAACCTGCGCGCCCGTCTTGCCAATTACTTCGCCCCTCTTCCGAGCCTGCACGAACGTACCCGGCGCATGGTCACGACGGCCGCATCCGTGGAGTGGACCGTTGTCGGCACCGAGGTCGAAGCACTGCAACTGGAGTGGACCTGGATCAACGAATTTGATCCGCCGTTCAACGTTCAGTTCAAGGACGATAAGTCCTACCCGTACCTGGCCGTGACACTCGCTGACGAGGCACCGCGGGCGCTGGTGACGCGCACGGAGGGTATCAAGGGGGCCCGGTATTTCGGCCCGTATCCCAAGGTCTGGGCCGTGCACGAAACCATCGAGCTCATGCTTAAGGCTTTTCCGATCCGCACGTGCAATAACGCGAACTATAAACGGGCCATGCAGAGCGGAAAGCCCTGCTTTGCGAGCCAGATCGGCCGCTGCTTCGGCCCGTGCTCGCACAACGTCTCGATCGAGGACCATCGAGCTCGTGTGGAGCAGTTCGTGAGCTTCATGGGAAGCCAGGACCGGAAACTGATCAACAAACTCACCGCGGAAATGAAAGACGCCGCCACCGAGCAGAAGTATGAGCTCGCCGGCAAGCGACGCGACCAGGTTCTGGCGTTGACCGCGATCCTCGAAAAGAGCGCTGTGGTACTGCGCGACAACGTCGACATTGACCTGTTTGCCATCGAACAGGACGAACTCGCGGCGGCTGTGCAACTTTTTCATGTTCGAGGTGGACGCATTCGCGGTGTGCGTGGCTGGATGGTGGACAAAGAACTCGATGTCTCCATCGGAGAACTCATTGACTCCATGATGCAGACCGCGTACACGGGAACGACGATTCCGCCGCGGGAAATTGTTCTCCCCGAATTGCCCGACGACGCTGAAGCGCTTGAACTATGGTTGGCAGAAATCGCACACCGCAAGGTGCGCCTGGTAGCTGCTCAGCGCGGCGAAAAAGCCGCACTTCTGGCCACGGCCAGTCAGAATGCCAAACAGGCCCTCATGCTGTACAAAACCCGGCGAAGCTCGGACTTCGTGGCTCGTTCCAAGGCGCTCGAAGATATTCAGGAGGCCCTCGGTATGCCGGCGGCGCCCCTACGCATGGAATGCTACGACGTCTCGCATCTGAGTGGAACCAACATCGTTGCATCCATGGTGGTCTTCGAAGACGGTCTGCCTCGGAAGGACGACTACCGGCGGTTCAGCATTCCGGAGTCCACGGACGACACGGATTCCATCTACCGCACGCTGATGCGTCGCCTGGCCTACCTCGCGCCAGCCGTCGATGAACCTGTGCACGGTGAACCCGGTGCAGCGGTCGCGTCCCCTGACGAGACTGAGAAAAAGCGCGCGAAGTTTCGCTACTCGCCAAATCTGCTCATTGTTGACGGCGGTCAGCCTCAGGTCGCGGCCGCGGCCCGGGCTCTTGCCGACTCTGGAGTGACGGGTGTTCAGCTCTGCGGCATCGCCAAGCGACTCGAGGAAATCTGGCTCCCGGACTCCGACTATCCCGTCATTCTCCCGCGTAATAGCGATGCCCTCTTTCTCATTCAGCGCATCCGTGACGAGGCACATCGGTTTGCCATCACTCATCAACGAGCCAGACGCAAACGCGATATCAGTAGCATCCTCGGTGAGATTTCTGGGCTTGGTCCGGCCCGGGTGAAGGTGTTGCTGCAGCATTTTGGTTCCGTCGCCCGTCTGAAAGAGGCCACGGAAGAGTCAATTTCCGAGGTCCGGGGCATTGGTCCGCTTCTCGCCGGTACCATTTATCACCATCTTCGGGCGTGAAGGTTCCCCATGGTCGGTAGGCTTGCTTATCTGATCAACTCCGACAGAAGGCGCATTCTAGAATGACAACGGATCCCGATAAGCAAGAATTGCTGATAGTGACGGGAATGTCCGGGGCTGGCCGTTCCACGGTTGCGAACGCTCTTGAGGACCTCGGCTGGTATGTCGTAGATAACCTGCCGCCGCAGATCCTCCGCCCGCTGGTTGAACTGGTGGAACGTGCAGGGACCACACTGCCCAAAATCGCCGCCGTGGTGGACATCCGTGGTCGAGATCTTTTTGGTGACTTCCGCGAAACCGTGCAGGCGTTACAGAGCGGGATTCAAGTTCGCGTTGTCTTTCTGGAGGCCAGGGACGACGTTCTCGTGCGCCGCTTCGAATCTGTGCGCCGCCCGCATCCGCTGCAGGGCGAAGGTACACTCCTGGACGGAATCGCGGCCGAACGGGCACGTCTTCTCCCGGTCCGGGAATCCAGTGACATCGTTATTGATACGTCCGACCTGAACGTGCATCAGCTCGCGACCTCCACAACGGAGCTTTTCGCAGCCGAGGGTACGGCCGGCGTTCAGGTGACGGTTATGAGCTTCGGTTTCAAGTACGGGTTGCCGACTGACGTTGACATGGTGGCTGACGCACGTTTTCTCCCGAACCCCTTTTGGATCCCCGAACTCCGGGGCCACACCGGGCAGGATTCCGAGGTGCGCGACTTCGTGCTGTCCCAGCCGGGGGCATCGGACTTTATTGATCGTTATGCCGCCGCGCTGGAACCCGTTCTCTCTGGTTACCAGCGGGAGAACAAACGGCATGCAACCATTGGTATTGGTTGCACGGGCGGAAAACACCGTTCCGTCGCAATGGCCAGAGAACTCGCGTCTCGGCTGGAGAAACTTCCCGGCGTCGTGGTGAAGATTAAGCACCGCGACCTCGGACGTGAATAACCGCGGTTCATCCGCCTCGCCGGCCGCTGCATTGGCGGCCCACTTCAATCGCATGCCCGAATAACAGAATGGAAATACGATTGGCACTCACCGCCGACGTTAAAGAAGAACTCTCCCGCGTAGAGGTCTCAAAGACCACCGTACGCGCGGCGGAGTTAGCAACAATTCTCCGATTTTCCGGTGGCCTGCACATCATCAGCAGCCGCATTGCCATCGAATCGGAACTGGACACCCAGATCTTGGCCCGGCGTGTCCGTAAAGATCTCGCTGAGCTTTACGGCGTGCGCAGTGACGTGCAGGTGATCGCGGCCTCTGGCCTGCGCCGCACCAACCACTACCTTGTTCGTGTCATCGAGGGTGGTGAGACCCTTGCCCGCCAGACCGGACTGCTCGACGCACGTCGGCGCCCCATTCGCGGTCTCCCGAACCGGCTCACCACGGGTTCCAAGGAAGAGATTGCCGCCGTTTGGCGCGGGGCATTCCTCGCTCACGGCACGTTGACTGATCCCGGTCGCTCCGCCGCTCTTGAGGTGATTTGCCCCGGAAACGAAGCCGCAATGGCGCTTGTTGGTGCGGCGGGCCGCCTCGGCGTCGCTGCAAAGGCTCGTGAGGTGCGTGGAGTGCACCGTGTGGTTATTCGTGACGGCGATGCGATTGGCGCGATGCTGGTTCACATGGGCGCGGCAAACACCGTATTGAACTGGGAAGAACTGCGTCAGCGACGCGAAGTTCGAGCCACGGCGAACAGGTTGGTCAATTTTGACGATGCCAACCTCCGTCGTTCCGCCGAAGCCGCTGTCGCTGCGTGCGCTCGCGTGCAGCGGGCAATGGACATTCTCGGCACGGACATTCCTGAGCACCTCCGCTATGCCGGTGAACTACGGCTGAGTTTTCGTGACTCCAGCCTCGACGAGCTGGGGCACCACGCTGATCCGCCCATGACAAAGGATGCCGTCGCCGGGCGAATTCGCCGTCTGCTTGCCATGGCGGACAAGAAGGCCGTCGACCGTGGAATCCCGGGAACAGACGTTCCGTTCCCACCGCACCCGGATGACGTGTGACGACGCATTCAGGGACCCCTCAAACGACCTGACTAGACTGGACAAGTCGCTTGAAAGGCCGAGGAACGAAATCGTTCCCCGGCAACACTCAGAGGAGATAAGCAATGGCTGAATATACCCTTCCCCAGCTCGACTATGACTACTCGGCACTGGAGCCCAGCATCAGCGCCACCATCATGGAGCTGCACCACAGCAAGCACCACCAGGCCTACGTGACGGGTGCGAATACCGCGCTCGCCCAGCTTGCCGAAGCCCGCGACTCGGGTGCCCTCGCAAACGTCAACAAACTGCAGAAGGACCTCGCCTTCAACCTCGGCGGTCACGTTAACCACTCCATCTTCTGGACCAACCTGTCTCCCAATGGCGGAGACAAGCCCGTGGGCGAACTCGCCGCGGCCATTGATGACTTCTTCGGCTCGTTCGAGAAGTTCCAGGCTCATTTCACCGCAGCCGCCCTCGGCGTGCAGGGCTCCGGCTGGGCAGTTCTCGCCTGGGACTCCATCGGCCAGCAGCTGATCATCCAGCAGTTCTTCGACCAGCAGTCGAACTTCGCTGCCGGCATCGTCCCGGTTCTCATGCTTGATGTGTGGGAGCACGCGTACTACCTCGACTACCGTAACGTCCGTGCGGACTATGTGAAGGCATTCTGGAACATCGCGAACTGGGCGAACGTCCAGGAGCGTTTCACCGTCGCTCGCGAGAAGACGAACGGGCTGCTGCTACTCTCGTAGCGTGCTAACCCGTGTGGGTCGGCGTCTCCGCTCTGCGGGGGCGCCGATGCTCTTTTGTTACATCCGCACATCCTCTACCCCCACCTCAGACCCTCGGCGCACCGCGCCCTCAGTACCTTCAGGAGCTTTTCGTGACCGTAAAGATCGGCATCAACGGATTCGGCCGCATCGGCCGTAACTATTTCCGCGCAGCGCTGGCGAAGGGCAGCGACATTGAAATCGTCGCCGTCAACGACCTGTCGGACCCCGCATCGCTCGCACACCTTTTCAAGTACGACTCCGTTGGTGGCCGTTTGAACGCCACCGTCGAGGTGGATGGTGACCTCATCATCGTCAACGGAAAGCCCATCAAGGTGCTCGCCGAACGCGACCCGGCAAACCTGCCGTGGGGCGAACTGGGTGTCGAGATCGTGATCGAGTCCACCGGTCGTTTCACGAAGGCAGAGGATGCCCAGAAGCACATCGATGCCGGTGCCAAGAAGGTTCTGGTCTCCGCTCCCGCAACGGGTGCGGACGTCGCCACGCTCGTGCTCGGCGTCAACGAGAACACCTATAACCCGGCCCTGCACAACATCATCTCGAACGCCTCGTGCACCACAAACTGCCTCGCGCCGCTCTCCAAGGTTCTCCTGGACAACTTCGGCATCGAGCGCGGACTCATGACCACGGTGCACGCGTACACGGCAGACCAGAACCTTCAGGACGGCCCGCACAGCGACCTTCGCCGTGCCCGTGCCGCTGCCGCGAACATTATCCCCACGTCGACCGGTGCCGCCAAGGCTCTGGGCCTCGTCATTCCGGAACTCGTCGGCAAGCTCGATGGTTACGCACTGCGCGTTCCGGTCCCGACCGGTTCCATCACCGACCTGACCGTGACCGTTTCCCGTCCCGTCACCGTCGCCGAGGTCAACGCCGCGTACAAGGCCGCCGCCGAGGGACCCCTGAAGGGCATTCTGAGCTACACCGAGGACCCGATCGTGTCCAGTGACATCGTTGGTGACCCGCACTCGTCGATCTTCGACGCCGGCCTCACGAAGGTCATCGGCGATCAGGTCAAGGTTGCCTCCTGGTACGACAACGAGTGGGGCTACTCCAACCGACTCGTGGACCTCACCGAGTTCGTCGCCGAGCGCCTCTAACGGGGCGCGCAGTGACACTTCGCACGATCGATTCCCTGGGCGCGCTCCGGGGCAAGCGGGTCATCGTCCGCTTCGATCTGAATGTGCCGTTGAAAGGCGCAGAGATCACCGACGACGGCCGCGTGCGGGCGTCGCTGCCAACTCTGAACGCCCTTGTGAATCAGGGTGCCCGTGTCGTGATCGTTTCGCACCTCGGGCGCCCCGATGGGGTCGTCGATGCCCGGTACAGCCTCGCCCCGGTCGCAGCTCGTCTGACCGAACTCGTCGGCAAACCCGTTGCATTCGCAACAGACACCGTGGGTAGCGCGGCAGCGGATGCCGTGTCTCGCCTGGGTGACGGTGACATTGTCGTTTTGGAGAATCTTCGTTTCAACCCGGGGGAGACCAGCACGGTCGATGCCGAGCGTGAAGCGTTTGCCGCTGAACTCGCAAACCTCGGTGATGCGTTTGTGTCGGATGGGTTTGGAGTGGTGCATCGCAAGCAGGCGAGTGTCTCTGACCTCGCAGCACTTCTGCCGAGCGCAGCCGGCCTGCTGATCGCGGCCGAACTCGAGGTTCTTGAGCGCCTCACCGAAAAGCCACAGGCGCCGTACACGGTTGTGCTCGGCGGCTCGAAGGTCTCGGACAAGCTCGGCGTCATCGGACATCTTCTCCCACGGGTTAACTCGCTCCTCATCGGCGGCGGCATGCTCTTCACATTTCTGGCTGCACAGGGACACGCCGTTGGTGCCAGCCTTCTGGAAACCGACCAGTTGGAGACCGTGCGCGGTTATCTTGCCGAGGCGGAACGTCTGGGCGTGGAAATCGTGCTGCCGACAGATATTGTCGTCGCATCAAAGTTCGGGGCCGACGCGGACCATGTCATCACGGCAGCCGACGCGATCGAGGAGACCCCCTTTGGTGCGGCCGGACTCGGACTAGACATCGGACCGGAGACTGCGGCTGCCTTTGCGCAGGTCATTCGCGACTCCCAGACGGTGTTCTGGAATGGTCCGATGGGTGTGTTTGAGATCCCCGCTTTCGCAGAGGGAACCCGCACGGTTGCCGCTGCACTCACCGAGGTTTCCGGCCTCAGCGTGGTCGGTGGCGGAGACTCTGCCGCCGCCGTGCGCATACTCGGTTTCACAGATGACCAATTCGGTCACATTTCAACCGGAGGCGGTGCCAGCCTTGAGTTCCTTGAGGGTAAGCGCCTGCCAGGACTGGAGGTCCTCGGATGGTAGTAAACGGTCTCGCTCGGCGCACGCCGCTCATCGCAGGTAACTGGAAGATGAACCTGGACCACCTTCAGGCCATCGCGTTCGTCCAGAAGCTTGCGTGGAACCTCAAGGATGCCCGTCATGACTTTACGGCGGTAGAAGTTGCCGTTTTCCCGCCCTTCACCGATCTTCGCTCCGTGCAGACGCTGATCTCGGCGGACAAGCTGGAACTCGCCTTTGGTGCCCAGGACGTGTCAGCCCACGACTCCGGCGCCTACACGGGTGAAATTTCGGGCGCATTCCTGTCCCAGCTGGAATGCCAGTACGTGATCATCGGTCACTCTGAGCGTCGTACGCTGCACAACGAAACAGACGCCGAGGTGTCTGCCAAGATCAGCGTAGCCCTGAAGCACAACCTTGTGCCCATCATCTGTGTCGGTGAAACAGCGGCTGACCTCGAATTGCACGGTCCCAGTGCGGTTCCCGTTGCACAGTTGCGGGCAGCACTTGCCGATCTCAGCAATGCGGCGGATATTGTCGTGGCCTACGAGCCCGTCTGGGCCATCGGCTCTGGACAGGCAGCCACCCCGGAGCAGGCAGAGCAGGTTGCGGCCCAGCTTCGGGCAGTTCTTCTCGAGACACTGGGACAGGATGTAGCCGACAAAACGCGAATCCTGTACGGCGGATCCGTGAAGAGCGGCAACATTGCGGCCTACATGCGCGAGCCCAATGTTGACGGGGCACTCGTTGGTGGGGCCAGCCTCGACATTGCGGAGTTCTCCAGCATCGTTCGGTTCCAGAAGCACGTCGGACGGTAGTTTTGTAGTGGGTACCTAGACAGGTGCCCACTTCAAGGCCCGCCTTCGCGCTATAATTGCCAAGGTCTTGGTGGGTACTCGTGTGCCCACCGCATTTGTGAAAGGTTTCGTGTGGAGATTCTCCAGGTTGTGTTGCAAGTCCTCGTAGGAATTACGAGTCTCTTGCTCACCATGCTCATTCTGTTGCACAAGGGTCGGGGAGGTGGGCTCTCTGACATGTTCGGTGGTGGGGTGACATCGAATCTCGGCGCGTCGGGTGTTGCGGAGCGTAACCTCAATCGCATTACGGTGATTCTTGGACTGCTGTGGATCACGTGCATCGTGGTTCTCGGCCTGATCACCAAGTTTGACACGGGCGCCTAGCTACACGGGCGTCCACTAGTTGTATGCCACATGAGCTTTGTGTGGCACGCTGAGCTGCTTTCAATGGGAGGAACAAAATGGCATCTGGTGGTAGTGCAATTCGGGGTTCACGCGTAGGAGCCGGCCCAATGGGGGAGCAGGACCGGGGCTTCCACGCCGATCGCATTAAGGTGTCCTACTGGGATGCCCTCGGCAACGAGACGGTACGCTACTTCGCGGCCACCCTGCCTGACGAGGAGATCCCCGTCACCATTGACTGCCCGTCATCGGGACTCCCCGCCGGTCGTGACAAGGAGAACCCCCCCCTCGGTGGTCAAGCTTGAGCCGTACAAGACTCACCTCGCTTACGTGAAGGAACGCCGAAGCGAGGAAGAGGCCGAATCACTTCTTGAGGAGGCGCTCAACCAGCTTCGGGTTCGTCGGGGCAAGTTGACCCCAACAAACTAGTAGTGCAGAACGCAAAAGGCTCAATCGCCGGGGTGATTGAGCCTTTTGCGTTGCGATATCGAAAGTTAGTACGAGGGGGAGATCAGGTTCTCTGGAACCTCGGCAGCGGCCTCGTTGTCCACGAAGAAAACGGTGCGCTTGCGGCCCTTGATACCCGCCGCTGGAACCTCGTCGCGGCTGGCCCCGGCGAGAGCTAGCCCCAACGCAGAGGCCTTGTCAGAACCTGCCAAGACCATCCACACGCGCTCGGACGAGTTCAGGACCGGTCGGGTGAGGGACAGCCGCTCAGCCGGAGGTTTCGGTGAATTCCGCACAGCGATGACGCTGGCTTCTTTTTCCCGAATCCCGCTTCCGTGCGGAAACAGCGACGCCACGTGCCCGTCCGGACCGACACCCAGGAACGTGATGTCGAAACGCGGCAACAGGGCACCATACGGGGCAGCGTCTCTGAGGTCCTTCGCATACTGAGCGGCCGCCTCATCAAGGGTCAGGTCACCATCCGACGCGGCAAAGGCATGAATGCTGGTTGCCGGAACGCCAATATGATCCAGAAGGGCCTCGCGGGCCTGGACTTCGTTTCTGTCCGAGTGTGCTCGGGGGACCCAGCGCTCGTCACCCCACCAGAAACTCACCCGACGCCAGTCAATGGTGTCTCGAGCTGCGGATGTATTGATCGCCTCCAGAACAGCGATTCCCACGGATCCACCCGTCAGCACGATGTTGGCCTCGGCTTCTTCGTGCAGGATGTCGACGAGTTTGGTGATGAAACGAGCAGCGACCGAACTGGCCAAAGCCTGCTTGTTCTGATGCACCAAAACACGTCGTTCCGTGGTCACGCGGACACTCCGGTCTTGGACGGCACCGCATTCTCGAGAAGCGGAAGGCCGCGCGTGATGACCTCGCCATACAGGTCGTCGGGATCGAGCCGGCGGAGCTCATCAGCCAGGCAGTCGCGCAGACTACGTCGGCGCAAAGACAGGTCCTGAGTGGGCTGGCCGGGCTGGATCAGGGTTGCCACACCGAGGTGCTCTCGTTCCAGC
This sequence is a window from Cryobacterium sp. CG_9.6. Protein-coding genes within it:
- the gap gene encoding type I glyceraldehyde-3-phosphate dehydrogenase; protein product: MTVKIGINGFGRIGRNYFRAALAKGSDIEIVAVNDLSDPASLAHLFKYDSVGGRLNATVEVDGDLIIVNGKPIKVLAERDPANLPWGELGVEIVIESTGRFTKAEDAQKHIDAGAKKVLVSAPATGADVATLVLGVNENTYNPALHNIISNASCTTNCLAPLSKVLLDNFGIERGLMTTVHAYTADQNLQDGPHSDLRRARAAAANIIPTSTGAAKALGLVIPELVGKLDGYALRVPVPTGSITDLTVTVSRPVTVAEVNAAYKAAAEGPLKGILSYTEDPIVSSDIVGDPHSSIFDAGLTKVIGDQVKVASWYDNEWGYSNRLVDLTEFVAERL
- a CDS encoding phosphoglycerate kinase, with product MTLRTIDSLGALRGKRVIVRFDLNVPLKGAEITDDGRVRASLPTLNALVNQGARVVIVSHLGRPDGVVDARYSLAPVAARLTELVGKPVAFATDTVGSAAADAVSRLGDGDIVVLENLRFNPGETSTVDAEREAFAAELANLGDAFVSDGFGVVHRKQASVSDLAALLPSAAGLLIAAELEVLERLTEKPQAPYTVVLGGSKVSDKLGVIGHLLPRVNSLLIGGGMLFTFLAAQGHAVGASLLETDQLETVRGYLAEAERLGVEIVLPTDIVVASKFGADADHVITAADAIEETPFGAAGLGLDIGPETAAAFAQVIRDSQTVFWNGPMGVFEIPAFAEGTRTVAAALTEVSGLSVVGGGDSAAAVRILGFTDDQFGHISTGGGASLEFLEGKRLPGLEVLGW
- the rapZ gene encoding RNase adapter RapZ; its protein translation is MTTDPDKQELLIVTGMSGAGRSTVANALEDLGWYVVDNLPPQILRPLVELVERAGTTLPKIAAVVDIRGRDLFGDFRETVQALQSGIQVRVVFLEARDDVLVRRFESVRRPHPLQGEGTLLDGIAAERARLLPVRESSDIVIDTSDLNVHQLATSTTELFAAEGTAGVQVTVMSFGFKYGLPTDVDMVADARFLPNPFWIPELRGHTGQDSEVRDFVLSQPGASDFIDRYAAALEPVLSGYQRENKRHATIGIGCTGGKHRSVAMARELASRLEKLPGVVVKIKHRDLGRE
- the uvrC gene encoding excinuclease ABC subunit UvrC, with the protein product MSNALTYRPKTGEIPTTPGVYRFRDETGRVLYVGKAKNLRARLANYFAPLPSLHERTRRMVTTAASVEWTVVGTEVEALQLEWTWINEFDPPFNVQFKDDKSYPYLAVTLADEAPRALVTRTEGIKGARYFGPYPKVWAVHETIELMLKAFPIRTCNNANYKRAMQSGKPCFASQIGRCFGPCSHNVSIEDHRARVEQFVSFMGSQDRKLINKLTAEMKDAATEQKYELAGKRRDQVLALTAILEKSAVVLRDNVDIDLFAIEQDELAAAVQLFHVRGGRIRGVRGWMVDKELDVSIGELIDSMMQTAYTGTTIPPREIVLPELPDDAEALELWLAEIAHRKVRLVAAQRGEKAALLATASQNAKQALMLYKTRRSSDFVARSKALEDIQEALGMPAAPLRMECYDVSHLSGTNIVASMVVFEDGLPRKDDYRRFSIPESTDDTDSIYRTLMRRLAYLAPAVDEPVHGEPGAAVASPDETEKKRAKFRYSPNLLIVDGGQPQVAAAARALADSGVTGVQLCGIAKRLEEIWLPDSDYPVILPRNSDALFLIQRIRDEAHRFAITHQRARRKRDISSILGEISGLGPARVKVLLQHFGSVARLKEATEESISEVRGIGPLLAGTIYHHLRA
- the pgl gene encoding 6-phosphogluconolactonase, giving the protein MTTERRVLVHQNKQALASSVAARFITKLVDILHEEAEANIVLTGGSVGIAVLEAINTSAARDTIDWRRVSFWWGDERWVPRAHSDRNEVQAREALLDHIGVPATSIHAFAASDGDLTLDEAAAQYAKDLRDAAPYGALLPRFDITFLGVGPDGHVASLFPHGSGIREKEASVIAVRNSPKPPAERLSLTRPVLNSSERVWMVLAGSDKASALGLALAGASRDEVPAAGIKGRKRTVFFVDNEAAAEVPENLISPSY
- the secG gene encoding preprotein translocase subunit SecG: MEILQVVLQVLVGITSLLLTMLILLHKGRGGGLSDMFGGGVTSNLGASGVAERNLNRITVILGLLWITCIVVLGLITKFDTGA
- a CDS encoding superoxide dismutase, which codes for MAEYTLPQLDYDYSALEPSISATIMELHHSKHHQAYVTGANTALAQLAEARDSGALANVNKLQKDLAFNLGGHVNHSIFWTNLSPNGGDKPVGELAAAIDDFFGSFEKFQAHFTAAALGVQGSGWAVLAWDSIGQQLIIQQFFDQQSNFAAGIVPVLMLDVWEHAYYLDYRNVRADYVKAFWNIANWANVQERFTVAREKTNGLLLLS
- the whiA gene encoding DNA-binding protein WhiA, which encodes MALTADVKEELSRVEVSKTTVRAAELATILRFSGGLHIISSRIAIESELDTQILARRVRKDLAELYGVRSDVQVIAASGLRRTNHYLVRVIEGGETLARQTGLLDARRRPIRGLPNRLTTGSKEEIAAVWRGAFLAHGTLTDPGRSAALEVICPGNEAAMALVGAAGRLGVAAKAREVRGVHRVVIRDGDAIGAMLVHMGAANTVLNWEELRQRREVRATANRLVNFDDANLRRSAEAAVAACARVQRAMDILGTDIPEHLRYAGELRLSFRDSSLDELGHHADPPMTKDAVAGRIRRLLAMADKKAVDRGIPGTDVPFPPHPDDV
- the tpiA gene encoding triose-phosphate isomerase, yielding MVVNGLARRTPLIAGNWKMNLDHLQAIAFVQKLAWNLKDARHDFTAVEVAVFPPFTDLRSVQTLISADKLELAFGAQDVSAHDSGAYTGEISGAFLSQLECQYVIIGHSERRTLHNETDAEVSAKISVALKHNLVPIICVGETAADLELHGPSAVPVAQLRAALADLSNAADIVVAYEPVWAIGSGQAATPEQAEQVAAQLRAVLLETLGQDVADKTRILYGGSVKSGNIAAYMREPNVDGALVGGASLDIAEFSSIVRFQKHVGR